In Anopheles arabiensis isolate DONGOLA chromosome 2, AaraD3, whole genome shotgun sequence, the genomic window CTCGTACTAGCAGACTCTTTGCTTATATCAAGATCATTGAAAATAATGTCCTCGTCGCCACTGGTCTTAGCAGGAGGCGGATGGGTATGATCAATATCTTCGAGCTTTGCTATCGTCTCGTTGGTGTACATCACAATCCCAGCACGGCAACCATTGCTGGCTTGGGAGCAGCGCCACATTGATGTATTGTCCGATCGGTctgcttttttgttataaCGGTAACCAGCGTGAATGAGCGATgcaccattttttttgttccttacTAGATACCACTCGCTGCTTACAAACGTTTCGTCGTCTATATGAAACGGGCGTTTTTTAACCACCTTTGTCGACATCTTTTTAGGCGGAGGTgaaggtgatggtgatggtgatggttctGTTGCATCGGTGGGGCTGTGATTATGACGCCTTTCATTAATCCATTCAAATCGACCATCGGGATATTGGTATACTCCAGCGCGacacgtttttttgttcatccgACACACCCAACAGATGCTTCCATCTTGACGAGTTCGAATTTTGCAATACCGGTATCCGCCGTACACTAGAGCCTTGTTACCTTTCTTGTTCTTTATAATTCGATAGTTGCGCGCCGTTTGTGATTTAGACATAACTTTTAGTGATTTTCCAGCGGCAGAAGTAGTAGCGCACTCATTGGATTTTCGTGTTACGTTCACCGTTTTCCGAACTGGTGAGCATGCCTTGTTGGTAATTTGATTCCCTAAACGGaccatttttttctcatttttgttgGCACTATCTGCCTGTTTCTCCTTGATTTGGGTATTTTCAACAACCTTGCTCGGGGATTTATGGGGCCGTTTGGGTTTATCATGCAAATGTTGTTCATTTTTGGAGATATAGGCCACCCCATCCGCATCGGTAGTGACCTTCACGCGGCAAACGACGCCCAGCGAACCAACGCAACGCCACAAGCTCATCCCATTTACTCTTGAATAGGCTTTCAGAAACCGATATCCATTTAGCACGAGTGCCTCGCCACCTTTCCATGTGGGCGACAGTTCATAGTTTCTGGTTCTGGTCATGTTTTCTGTAATACTCATCGTACTTTTGATGGAAGAATGATCATGGTTTCCCTTCACCTCCACTAATCCATCTGGATGTAGGAATGCAACAACACCGCACATATCGTAATTTCGACGACAACGCCATACCACCACTCCGTCCGCTCGAGCCGATTCGCGCACGTATAGATTCCCATCGAAATGAAGGCGAGGTCGACCATTTGCGTTGTTCACAATTTTGTGACCATAGCCTTTCCGAACAACTCTCTTGTCAtctttttggttggtttgcaAATCATCGTTCTTCTCGCCGCCCGTGGAAGGAGAAAGGGATCGACTCTCCATTGCATTTGGTTGCTGACCGATCCGTAATTTAATCTTAGTCTTCAGAGGTGTATTTTCAGCCAATTCATCAACGTCATCGTCTGTAACGTTTGAATTATGTTGTGTTGTCTCGCAGCTGGATTCCTGCTGCTTGTGTAAATGAGTTTCAACAGTTTCGAACTCATTGTTTGTACTCTGATACAGTCCAGCCGGGCAAGTGCCGTTCAAAGCGTTGCATTTCCAAAATATTGTGCCATCTAGCCTGCTATGTTTCATGCCGTATCGATAGCCCTTGTATACGATtgagtttcctttttttacgtTCTTTACATAATGGAACAGCTCATCCGACATTCCGTTTGGTGATGCGTTTTTCAGCAGCTGCCATATTTGCAAATCGGTTGCACTATTTTCCACTTCCTTGTTATGCGTATGAagaatgttgtttgtttccagGTATTCGCTCTCTGCTCGCCTGATGATTGCAGCTGCACAATCTTCCACTCGGCAATGCCATTgccctttccctttttgtatGTACAAAAACCCGTCTTGAACCAGACAAACTAGCGCCTCACCGTTGTATACCTCGCGGAAAGGCCTCTGTGAATCTGTTTCGGGTGCGACACTCACTGAATATGAAGAACTTTCCATTAGCGGTATTAATGCCGAAGTATGGTCCATGCTAACATCGTCCTCAAAATTGTTCCAGATGTCTTCGGCTGTGTCATCAATATCGGGCATTTCTTCTTTGATCGGCACATCACAATCGAAATCATTTTGCTGTTTCAAATAATCAAAAGCAATAATACAAAGGTAAGAGAGTTATTGAAGAAAATCAAGCTGATTTAGCTTACTTTGGCGAACTCCTCGTTGTCATTGGTGTACAAAAAACGGAATTCATCTTGTGGACGTTCTGGCATCAACTCCAAAagattttcttcttcctcctcttcgtcttcttcttcttcttcttcttcttctggagTATTGCATACATCGTGCTAAAAATAATAGGTACAATAATGCAAAGCAACGGTGGATTATCATATCTACAAGTAATAAACCATTGTTTCTGGCCAAACAATTTTTGGTCCTAAAAACTCTACACATTCAAGTAAATACAGTGATTTACATCTTACAtctaaatttaatatttttgactTAAGATACGACAAACAAATTACTTGTATAGGTTAAGGTTGAGGTGGTTTCAATACAATATTGAGCGATAGATCTAACTTTTAGGtgttattttatataaaaaatattggtTTCCACGTTAAAGTACCATACAACACCTGCAGCAAAATGCTACTATACTGTGTGTGATCCCATCAATAAGCATTTTCGATTGTTCAGATCCGGTAGATTGGAGTTCAGAAATCGTCTCCATCGTTCTGTCTCTATCACACCACAGCGGTTTAGAAATAGATTTGACGTGTGTCCGTGAGCGCAAGATGTCGGAACTCAAGCATTGGGAATGAAAATATGAAACGCACACATCGCTGGAGAAAACTTTGCTTTCGTAACTTCATTTCCGCCATGTGGATGTTATAGCCACATCCATTGCGCCACTATTGAGAAAATGTCTACTACATCTAAATTGTCTTATGAAGATTGCACGACCAAAATTACTCAGAAATTTAGTAGCAACGAAAGGAGGGGAACATGCAATAAATATACGCCTCAGGCGAAGATCTGGTACCTTCAGTGAGGACGTCACCTTAATTATGACTGCTATTGAATATCCAGAAATACACCAACATATCGGATCGTGGTGGAACATGCGCACGTATTCCAGCAAATTAGATAGCAGTGCTTCGTTGCAAAATTGGTACCGATTTCTACATCTAAATAAGACCTACCTCGTTAGGAGCAGATGATGCGTTCACCGCACTAGACGAATCAGCAACACTGGCAATTGGTCCATGCATACCAAACATCTCATCGGATTGTTGCGGAACATCCACCGGGAAGAAGTCACCAGCATTGATTTCAAAGGACTCCacatctttttcctttttgatgTACTTTGCGGGAAGTATCAtcgatgatgaagatgaagccGTAGCGATTTGCCCTCCCAATCGGCGTTTCCAGTTTCTATGCAGTACATCGTTGGTGCGGCACTGTTCTCTGTAGTGATGGAACTCCTCAATTTTTGCGACACAGGAATAGCATATCAGAGCATCCGGGTCACTGGCCAAAGTGATCTGAGTAATCAAAGTCATGCACAGAATAATGGTCGGATTtaagaaaatggaaataatGGAATCTGCCGATAGACCGAACGATACCATTTCATGTTCTAGAAAGGTACCTGGCTGAGGGGTTTGCTGACAACTTCACGTATGTTGTGTAGGTAGAATATCtttggaaatgaaatgcaCATACCTCCACTGTGGTACACTCGAAGATTTTACGTACGAGCAGCTCCTCTTTGTACCCGCCTGCAAAAAGTTCTCGGAGATGGGAATCTTCATTGCAGCACAACCTGCAGCAACCACTAACGTCGGTAGAATTGGGTATTAGAGTGCGGTGGTCCTGGAATGATTGCTCCGATGACTTCTGGGAACCATCTTCCATGTTCTGCACCGGCACCAAACTGCTTTGTGCGATACTCTGCTCCATAGTGATCAGCCGACAGAGTCACAATAAATTTCACTTCTATCTGCGTATTTGCAGTAGATTCTGCACCATCTATCCCAGATAAGCAAGCACACTACGGGTTTTTTTGTACGATATCTGCTAGAACACCATCGACATATTCTCCACCAGAGTTGGATGTCGAATCTTAACTCATTGCTTTTGCACACACCGTCAAACGGGGCACGGTGTTCAccactacactcacacacgcatcgAGGGCCCTGTGTAAAAACCAATCCGGGTGAAGAGCACACACGTCTTGCcagtggtttgttttgctagcGAGGAAGCTCCTAGCGTCCCTGAATCGTTTAGGCGGGAAATGAAAACACATACATTAACACTGCAAAAGGATTAACATTACAATCTCGCATCACATTATATAAGCTGTCTCCTGGTTCGAATGTGCGTTTTTACACTATCTTGCGTGTTTTCTAACGTTTCCTCTCAACATGTTCTTCGGTGCTAACCCAGTGAAATGAGGTTacctttttcattgtttggaTGTTAGCTCAAATAGCACACATTGTGCATAGTGTTGCCCTTGAATAATGTCTATTACATGAGACACAGTATTACATCGATAATACGTGTGATTGAATGATTTTGGTATCTTATGCTGGCGGGAGTTACAGCTTATGAAAAAAGGTATCGACGAAATGATTGTTGGATCAGAAAGTGAGCACAGCGAGAGCTTCGATGTAGTTCAAGATGTTTCGCACTGTTTCCTTCATCCCTTCGCcgcatacaaacaaacaaatgtcaATCTCTCGATGGTTCGGTTTATGGTTTCTGTTCGTAAACTTCAATTTGGATTCCTGATCTTGTCAACATCAAACGCCGGTAGGACTGTATTGAAGCGTAAGTTTAAGTACGATTTGTAACATTTTATTGATTGCTTTTTCTGTCATAGATATACAAGCTTAAGGCACCAACAGAAAATATGCATTACACATACTGCAAGTTTTCTACTATTTCTCACTCACTGTAGTGAACCATAGATTGGAACAGTGCATCATCGAACAAGCGCCGGCACGCGGTTGGGGTTGGTCACACGATCCCACAATACAGGCCACAAGGATAGTGGCCAAACCCGGGGACCCAACGAACTTTGCCACAAACCATTGCGACGATCCTTGGCGTATCGTTCAGCTTTGGCCAAAGTTCGATAATATTGATATAGTGCGACAGCGTGCACATCTTTTCGATTTCGTACCGATTTTGGCACCGGGACGGAGAGCTTGGCGAACCCTAGGCTAAGCAATGCTTCACCAACATCTATCTGCTTTTTCGAATCGTTTATACAGACACGGCATTCAATCTGAGCTGCGCTGGATGGTTCCTTCATCGGGATGAAGCATATTTCTTTGCCGATCACAACGGACTGCAACCAGGAATACCCATTGGCGTTGATAGCGATACCATCTATCTTGATAGGTATGGTTTTGCTCGACCAAAAAAATACCTTCGCCGGTGGATGATGTTGCACAACTAGCAGAGGACCGTACAGTTGTGACGGTTCTATTTTAGTTACCCTACCATACTGTTTTACTTGATCACGGACAAAATGATGCGGTATGTCCGATGGTTTCCCGAAAATAGtgacctgcaaaaaaaaaaatgttcatcaATACCCTGTGTTGAGTGTATTTAACAATGATCACAACTTACTGGACGTATTTTTCTGTAGGCCACAACCAGTAAAATTCCAGATACTGTGTAGCTGACTATCTGTAAAGCCGGACCGAAAcattaatacaaaatattttttactgCTCAGACAATACAATCGATGCAGGCACTTACCTCAACGCCTTTCGTATCTTTACGcataaaattagaaaattCATTCCACCAACTTGTGCCAGTGTCGCGGGTTTGTTCTGCTGCCATAATGTATGCCAAGTGCGTTATAGGATGGCGATTTCAGCAAAGTACAAAGGTGAAGGTCAGTTGCAACTGGTATGACGTTTGAATACAGTCGAATAACTATGTTTAAAACGAGTGAAAGTTAAACTGAAGAAATTTTACTGATCGAGGATCgctgaacaaacaaacaacaattagAGCAGCTGACAGTTTCATAATAAATTCATGACGTCATTTCATCCACACTTGACAGATTGTcagagcaaaagcaaacgttAAGGGTTAACGAATGCTTCAAAATGATTACAGTATGTTTCCGCGAAACGCATATTATAGGTGTTCGAGGAAATTGGGCATGAGTCGCTGCTCGGCGCTATTTTGCGCGATTTACTCTTTAATTCTTTCGtacacaattaaaataaaataatttcgaAAAAAATCAACGCCATCGGGTTATAGCGATGAATTGAAGCTTTTGTATattgtaataaataaaataagataaacaaaacaaagttaAATAGGTATTGAAGATTCGATAAGAAACAAAGCTACTGTGATGGGTATTAGTGGTGGGTCacacgattcatttcacgacccgacccggagtcgggtCCGAGCAAGTCCGTCGGGTCGGATTGAACCTATCTTGACTCGACCcaacccgaactcgctgcacctaCAGGTCGGAGTCggttatgctttctcgcacctaatCATCagtcgggtcgacccgaactcgctgcacccgtGGGTCGGAATGAACCCACCTTGGCCCGACCCGACCTGAACTCGCAGCACCAACAGGTCGGAGTCACTTATGCTTATGCTGGTCGGAGTCACTTAGCGGTTTCAGCAGCAGTAGAGAAGTTCATGAAGTTCCAGCTCCAGGGCCGTGATGAGTTTGGGATCTGTTTCAGGAACGGAATGGCCGTGGAGTCAGTTTCAGGACTTGTATGGGATTGGAATCCGTTCAATAAGCGATAGGTGTTCATGGTCTGTTTCAAGAGTGACATAAGTACAGGACAAATACTAAAGTCGTATAGGATTTGGAGCAGATCCAGCGCTGGTATGGGTTCAGAATCTGTTCCAGCATCGGTATAGGTTCAGGAACAGGACTGATTTCGGAACAGGATCTTTTCCATGGATTTGGCTTATGCTCCAGGACCTACATGATGAGTACTAGACCCAGTATGGATCAGagaatcagttccagcaaAAGTATGTACAggtggtccccgagatacacggtatcTCTTATACGCGGTTTTGATACCGCTAGATTTagattttctaaatttgacagttatttgagcatattgtactgatttgacacatcaattgtcaaatgccgaataatttcccttttgatcaaatgtttaaaactaattcaaaaggttaaaactgtaaaattcagtcagaatcatatcaaataattaattgagAAATTAGAGATACGCgatattttgcggccgttttcggtccccatcaaccgtgtatctcggggaccgcctgtattcaAAATCAGTTTTTTAGGAACAATTTGGGTTCAAGATCAGTTTCAGGAACGATCTGTCTTCCAGGTTCAGTTCCAGGTTCAATTTGGGTTCAGGAACAGTTCCCGGGCCAATATTGTTTGGTCTTAATTTCAGGAATGGTAATGATTCACATTCACTCTTGATGTACCCCGTTGAATACGGAGGCAACTGTAAATTTAGCAATTAACAAATTAATGATTACTTAATTATTACTTTAACGATCTAAAAACATTGTTAAGTTGTTGATTTAAAGGTATTGTATTGTAGTATTGTTTACGCATAACTTCATTCTAGAACTGTAAactgtaaaaaagaaaattatctTATTTCTTTGGAGATTTTAGCAGTAGAACAGACGGTGGAAATAATAGCTAGCAAATGGTGAGAATACGCATTCCGACCATACGTTCAAAAATTCCTGCCAATATGTGCCGGTCGCGTGGTACAGTCGCCAACTCGTACGATTGAACAACATGgccgtcatggattcaagcctcgaatggaccgtgtcctcatacgtaggactttTTGACTACCCTGCTATGagtaatccataagtcactgaaagccaagcccactagtgtgtggtacaggcaggtcttggtggttgttgtgcttTAAAAGAAGAATGTTTTTCCTACCAAAATCGAGTGGAGAAAAGCAGGGGGTGTTGGCGAATTTCTTTAGCGCAAGACGTATGAAGAACATCAGCTAGAACGGCTAAAACCCGTAATCGAAACTGATAGAAAACTATCTGTGTTTCAGTTTGTCCATGCATCAGTTGCAAgggtttttaaatgtttaaagttattttttacaatttccAACAGCTCATCGTATACACTGAGTCTTATTGTAGCTACACGTACGTTAGTTTTTCGTGAAAAGCGTGACAATGCAATTCTTTACCATGCTTTAGCTGTGAGTCTAATTTTCTCTATGTGTGGTACTGGTACTGTGGCCTAACAAAATTATGATACACGGACATCTGTTTCATAGAGAAAGCTTAGAATATCGCGAGTTCGTATTAAGTTATATACAAATCCATTCAACATAGGAAACAATCGTTAACAATTGATGTTCTCTTTTGAGCGATACTTTCATTCGGATATGATGGCCACCTAAAACCCACCtgtggcggatctaacggtggGCGGACAAGGCGGTCGCTTGGGGCCacgtcgggggggggggggctctACTCGtcttactgcttagggcccccgatacccttaatccgACAATGTGTGGATGGTATGAATCTTTGCTTTAATACTTACCTATTCAATGAGCAACCAACTATCACAACTCCAGCCAAAAGCTAGTACTTAAGTACTTAtttttagtattatttttacacaaattaacacaaatataaattaaaccaaacaacttttttttgtggaagaattgcaatcattgtttctgatatttcatttggGTTTCAGAATTTTCCAACTAACACTATCCTTGCAGGAGTGCAAGGAGTGATTTGAAACATCATTGTACAGAAATGGATTCGTTGTTTACGCTCGTTTGAATGTGTAAATATGTATTTGGAATTATCATTGAAATATGATGCCGTTTTGATGGAATTTGGTGTACCTTAAGCTATTGTTCGATTGCCACACATTGTTCATCTTTGTGAGTTGTGTAAAGTGTGCAAACATTGCTCTTAACGTGTTCTATCGGAAATATGTAACTAGCACAACACGCTTCGTTGGTTAACATTCATTCTAAACCATTCGTGGAATAAAATCGACTTGAatattataaacaaaaatcggtATTTTACTTCAACTagttaaactattaacaaatTGCCTCTATCACCGGATACATCAATTCCGAACGGTAATTTTAGAAACGTTAAGCTACAACCAGATGTTGTAAAACCAGGTTCTAGCCATCAGGTTGTCGTCTGCCAGGGCCAGTAACCGTAGCTTACCGTAGAGAAGTGCTATCGTTAGTGTTAGTAAACTAGTAACGCTTATCCACGCGCTGCTTACACTATTGTTATGATTCTCATTATTACTAGTTCATTAAAGTTTTCCTTTTGAAAATGGGAATAAACGCTGTAcactaattaaaacataactAAGATTCTGGCTGTGTGTGATAGGTACTGATAAAACGACTATAGTTATGTTATCAAAGGGGAATTAGTGTAGTGATTGCTAAACTACATTCTAGATACAATCGTTATCAGGCAGTTGAAAACTGCCAACTTGTTTGCTATGGATGCTTGTGGCGAACGAAATATTTTACACCTAACTGTCTGCCGTTATTAGTAGCATTGCTGTGAGTGAATACAGTACTAAAGTAATTGTGACTCGGTTCGATCTTTGGTACGatgtggtttgtttgtttgtttgtccacgagcataaaaaaaaattcagaaACTACAAATTAAACGTAAAGCAAAATCCACCTGCTCTACTTTTAACTTTATCGCGTCTCGCGTAATCGTGCCACAGTTCCTGTGCACGAAACATCTAAGTATTGTGTATCGCAGCTTGTTTGAAAGATTGTCCTTAAGCTGTTGCTCCGTACGGGGAAAGGGAGCATTGTTACTCCAGCGAACCGTAAGAGCTGCTACGCCCGTTCATCGATGGATAGCGATGAGCGTCGGCTGTGGCCGACAGAGAGTTAGGACCACTCCCGGTACCCAACCCTGGGCTGAGCCGGATCGAGCCCGGCTTACGGATGAAGTTGGTTGTCATTTCGGTGAGCGAATAGTGGCGCAGTTTCGCGTGCGGGTTTAGACCAACGAAATCGCTACTGCTATCATTGCGCAGGATGTGCTGAAAGTGCTGCAGGCTCTGCTGATGCTGCaaatgatgttgctgctgctgctgctgctgctgctgctgcagatcgGTCATCTCACCCGGCCAGAGGGAGAGCGAAGATGCGATCGAATGTAGCCCGTCCGATAGTCGATGACGTCGCGATGCTGCGATGGAGTTCCGCTTCGAGGATGACGACCCCATCTGTAAAGGTAAGGCATTTCGGAACAGGGCAGGGCGTGATAgagatggaaatggaaacaaaacacaaaagatAACGATAACGCAGGATTAGTGCACGGACCAGGGAAGCCATCTGTTTACCAACATGAAAGCCGCGGTGTAGAAGCGGTGATGATAAATAAGATCTGCAAAACTAAAACAGTTAGGTAAAAGTAGAGATCGTGAGGTAACGGGTAATAGACAAACCAAAATCGACAAGTACAGCCACAAAAGAAGCCAATGTTGATTAAAACTGGACTATTGAACTGCCGCTGCAGTGATTTAGgtactttttgtttgtttgtttgtttgctagtATGTATTCAAAAGCAAAGCACATTCTATTGACGATAACATCTCCACCACTGCTTTGGCTAGTTTTTGGCGTGGTTATAGTGGTGAATGAAGCTTTAAATTttctcaaagaaaaaagaagtttaattttgctctctttctctcagtttaaattttcttgtaaaacaaacatagGAACCGAATACAGTCAAATTGATAATGAACATTTGAACATGAAGGATGATCAATAAAAGCTTTTTGctaggaacacacacacacacacatacactagcTGATGATGACCCCATCGAAGCAAAGAAAAGTTAACAGAAGAACACAGAAATGGTATGGTTTTCAGTAAGTTAGCAATTATTTCTCATGcccagagagaaagagagatgaaTAAAGCGCACACAGTACGTTGGAGTGTAAGTTGATAGATTGAAGTTGAAAGAACCGAAATACACACAGGTAAGGAtatagttttaaaataaacatgaaTTAATCTGGTACTAAGACATTAAGCAAATCACAAAATTGCATATCGAAAGCGATTCAAAGTTATGCCGATAGAAAGAcgaaaaaagtaacaaaagcCAATAATTAAAGTGCCTTTTACTTTGTAATGGAGCTTCTATGAATTTGCTGAAAATATAATGTACGCGTATTGCGTGTTGGAGAAGGAATACTTTCGGGACCGAAAAGCACAGCAAAAAGTACATCTAATAGCATCGATAGTTTATAAGAGCGGTGTTTCTTTTACCTTATAATTGTTGTCGCCCCAATGCAATCCAGGTGAACACAATATGCACAAAAGTGTGTGAAGAGTGTGAATTTGGAAGGTGGTGTTAGAGTTCCGTTCGAGGATAGTGTGATTACTGTTAAGCTTCCAACAACACAGGATCGTGTAGAGAAGATGGAGGAAACTGGGAGAGTGTttaaaaaggaac contains:
- the LOC120903515 gene encoding uncharacterized protein LOC120903515, with amino-acid sequence MAAEQTRDTGTSWWNEFSNFMRKDTKGVEIVSYTVSGILLVVAYRKIRPVTIFGKPSDIPHHFVRDQVKQYGRVTKIEPSQLYGPLLVVQHHPPAKVFFWSSKTIPIKIDGIAINANGYSWLQSVVIGKEICFIPMKEPSSAAQIECRVCINDSKKQIDVGEALLSLGFAKLSVPVPKSVRNRKDVHAVALYQYYRTLAKAERYAKDRRNGLWQSSLGPRVWPLSLWPVLWDRVTNPNRVPALVR